A section of the Bos indicus isolate NIAB-ARS_2022 breed Sahiwal x Tharparkar chromosome 26, NIAB-ARS_B.indTharparkar_mat_pri_1.0, whole genome shotgun sequence genome encodes:
- the LOC109553214 gene encoding steroid 17-alpha-hydroxylase/17,20 lyase produces the protein MWLLLAVFLLTLAYLFWPKTKHSGAKYPRSLPSLPLVGSLPFLPRRGQQHKNFFKLQEKYGPIYSFRLGSKTTVMIGHHQLAREVLLKKGKEFSGRPKVATLDILSDNQKGIAFADHGAHWQLHRKLALNAFALFKDGNLKLEKIINQEANVLCDFLATQHGEAIDLSEPLSLAVTNIISFICFNFSFKNEDPALKAIQNVNDGILEVLSKEVLLDIFPVLKIFPSKAMEKMKGCVQTRNELLNEILEKCQENFSSDSITNLLHILIQAKVNADNNNAGPDQDSKLLSNRHMLATIGDIFGAGVETTTSVIKWIVAYLLHHPSLKKRIQDDIDQIIGFNRTPTISDRNRLVLLEATIREVLRIRPVAPTLIPHKAVIDSSIGDLTIDKGTDVVVNLWALHHSEKEWQHPDLFMPERFLDPTGTQLISPSLSYLPFGAGPRSCVGEMLARQELFLFMSRLLQRFNLEIPDDGKLPSLEGHASLVLQIKPFKVKIEVRQAWKEAQAEGSTP, from the exons ATGTGGCTGCTCCTGGCTGTCTTTCTGCTCACCCTCGCCTATTTATTTTGGCCCAAGACCAAGCACTCTGGTGCCAAGTACCCCAGGAGCCTCCCATCCCTGCCCCTGGTGGGCAGCCTGCCGTTCCTCCCCAGACGTGGCCAGCAGCACAAGAACTTCTTCAAGCTGCAGGAAAAATATGGCCCCATCTATTCCTTTCGTTTGGGTTCCAAGACGACTGTGATGATTGGACACCACCAGTTGGCCAGGGAGGTGCTTCTCAAGAAGGGCAAGGAATTCTCTGGGCGTCCCAAAGTG GCCACTCTAGACATCCTGTCAGACAACCAAAAGGGCATTGCCTTTGCCGACCATGGTGCCCACTGGCAGCTGCATCGGAAGCTGGCACTGAATGCCTTTGCCCTGTTCAAGGATGGCAACCTGAAGTTAGAGAAGATCA ttAATCAGGAAGCCAATGTGCTCTGTGATTTCCTGGCCACCCAGCATGGAGAGGCCATAGATCTGTCCGAGCCTCTCTCTCTGGCGGTGACCAACATAATCAGCTTTATCTGCTTCAACTTCTCCTTCAAGAATGAGGATCCTGCCCTGAAGGCCATACAAAATGTCAATGATGGCATCCTGGAGGTTCTGAGCAAGGAAGTTCTGTTAGACATATTCCCTGTGCTGAAG ATTTTCCCCAGCAAAGCCATGGAAAAGATGAAGGGTTGTGTTCAAACGCGAAATGAATTGCTGAATGAAATCCTTGAAAAATGTCAG GAGAACTTCAGCAGTGATTCCATCACTAACTTGCTGCACATACTGATCCAAGCCAAGGTGAATGCAGACAATAACAATGCTGGCCCAGACCAGGATTCAAAGCTGCTTTCAAATAGACACATGCTCGCTACCATAGGGGACATCTTCGGGGCTGGTGTGGAGACCACCACGTCTGTGATAAAGTGGATCGTGGCCTACCTGCTACACCATCCTTCG TTGAAGAAGAGGATCCAGGATGACATTGACCAGATTATAGGTTTCAATCGCACCCCAACCATCAGTGACCGGAACCGCCTTGTCCTGCTGGAGGCGACCATCAGAGAAGTGCTCCGAATCCGGCCTGTGGCCCCTACGCTGATCCCCCACAAGGCTGTCATTGACTCCAG CATTGGCGACCTTACCATTGACAAAGGCACAGACGTTGTGGTCAACCTGTGGGCACTGCATCACAGTGAGAAGGAGTGGCAGCATCCCGACCTGTTCATGCCCG AGCGCTTCTTGGACCCCACGGGGACGCAACTCATCTCGCCATCATTAAGCTACTTGCCCTTTGGAGCAGGACCCCGCTCCTGCGTAGGTGAGATGCTAGCCCGCCAGGAGCTCTTCCTCTTCATGTCCCGGCTGCTGCAGAGGTTCAACCTGGAGATCCCGGATGATGGGAAGCTACCCTCTCTGGAGGGCCATGCCAGTCTCGTCTTGCAGATCAAACCTTTCAAGGTGAAGATCGAGGTGCGCCAGGCCTGGAAGGAAGCCCAGGCTGAGGGTAGCACCCCATGA